The following are encoded in a window of Epilithonimonas zeae genomic DNA:
- a CDS encoding PQQ-dependent sugar dehydrogenase — MKKILLILSFAFASEVQSQQISLEEFATASNPVEIIASPTNDNRLFVVQQSGTIRILNTNGTFETANFLNITDRVNFSGEMGLLGLAFHPNFVNNRYFYVYYNRAGRTITVSRFTANSSNPNTADVATEKVMLSIPKNNTNHNGGSIHFGADGYLYISTGDGGGAGDTDNNAQNKNSLLGKLLRIDVNSENAYNIPSDNPFVGVDGADEIWAYGLRNAWKYSFDRTTNNLMIADVGQGAIEEINRVSATVPAVNYGWRCYEGNNNYNISGCANSSTMTFPVAEYNHSGGKCSITGGYVYRGNLYTDLIGKYLFADYCSTQIGILDNTTITWTSAFSGNMFTTFGEDNDKQLYIAASNGKIFKIKTNNLAVSDLNKNQILVTPNPAKNTIYIKNLNEKNISAEVVDLSGKIVHQALVSDINTSFDVSGLKTGTYILNLKKGGMRILTTKIIKE, encoded by the coding sequence ATGAAAAAAATCTTACTTATTCTTTCCTTCGCTTTTGCCTCGGAAGTCCAATCTCAACAAATTTCTCTGGAAGAGTTTGCAACCGCCTCCAATCCTGTAGAAATTATCGCTTCGCCAACCAATGACAACAGACTTTTTGTTGTTCAACAATCTGGAACCATCAGAATTTTGAACACCAACGGAACATTTGAAACCGCTAATTTTTTAAATATCACTGATAGAGTCAATTTCAGTGGTGAAATGGGTTTATTAGGGTTGGCTTTCCACCCAAACTTTGTCAACAATCGCTATTTCTATGTTTATTATAACAGAGCTGGCAGAACAATTACGGTTTCCAGATTTACAGCCAATTCCAGCAATCCAAACACAGCGGACGTGGCTACTGAAAAAGTGATGTTATCCATTCCAAAAAATAATACCAATCACAATGGCGGAAGTATCCATTTTGGCGCTGATGGTTATCTATATATTTCCACTGGTGATGGCGGAGGCGCCGGCGATACTGACAACAATGCGCAAAATAAAAATTCTCTTTTGGGAAAACTATTGAGAATAGATGTTAATTCTGAAAATGCTTATAATATCCCTTCCGACAATCCCTTTGTTGGCGTTGATGGAGCGGATGAAATCTGGGCTTACGGATTGAGAAATGCTTGGAAATATTCTTTTGACAGAACAACTAATAACCTTATGATTGCTGATGTAGGACAAGGTGCAATTGAAGAAATCAACAGAGTTTCTGCCACAGTTCCAGCCGTTAATTACGGATGGCGATGCTATGAAGGTAACAACAATTATAATATCTCGGGTTGCGCCAATTCTTCTACGATGACTTTCCCAGTTGCAGAATATAATCATTCCGGTGGAAAATGTTCTATTACGGGTGGCTATGTTTATAGAGGAAATCTCTACACAGACCTGATTGGTAAATATCTTTTTGCCGATTATTGTTCAACCCAAATCGGTATTCTTGACAATACAACAATTACCTGGACTTCTGCTTTTTCGGGAAATATGTTTACAACATTCGGGGAAGATAATGACAAACAACTCTACATTGCTGCATCTAACGGAAAGATTTTTAAAATCAAAACCAATAATCTGGCAGTTTCTGACCTTAATAAAAATCAAATTCTTGTAACACCTAATCCTGCAAAAAATACAATTTATATCAAAAACCTTAACGAGAAAAATATTTCTGCAGAAGTTGTTGATTTATCAGGAAAGATTGTTCATCAGGCTTTGGTTTCTGATATTAATACGTCATTTGATGTTTCCGGGTTAAAAACAGGAACTTATATTCTCAATCTTAAAAAAGGAGGTATGAGAATTTTGACTACAAAAATTATTAAAGA